In a single window of the Methanofollis ethanolicus genome:
- a CDS encoding DEAD/DEAH box helicase — MLWTKTALFSMSAVFSSLHPTLQGIIAGRLGWDDLRPVQEAACQAAADGRDLLVVAGTAGGKTEAALIPVIDTVLKGGLPGVACLCLSPLKALINDQEERMLEICTPAGLSVAKWHGDVGKGERSWSGGDPPHILLTTPESLEVILLDRSLRPDLAHLRFVVVDEVHAFAADLRGVQIRCLLDRLDRLAGRPLQRIGLSATVGNPGEILAWLSGPGREAGLVASPVRPGKKQFSFTLAMGKEEQAVAVAGLVAGKRALVFVRSRSEAEGLATALKGKVDRLSVHHSSLSAAVRREAEDSLSVPSSCVICTSTLELGIDIGGLDLVVQVGPPASVSSFLQRLGRTGRRGGAARMAFVLGSDLDLLLAAGAIEAAARREVEPLRPPSLPYTVFVQQLFLALIGAGRLPRRPLLSSLLSSPVLAGIAPDDAGAIVDHLLATNYLAADGPFLMPGPAAERDFSRSHWSALLSVFSTGAAFRALTPEGEEVGDLDARFVAGGVGTVCTLGGRRWRIIALDPGHRIATVVGEGGGSRASDRRPFWSGSGAPMSPVIARSVQGILARGRSSLPLANREQAAVRGIATEIGAGIPAEGFLVTECSEGIFVLSCHGGRFNRVLASLLAQALGDGPKVRASDLCLLVEGVTGPDPAGEVYGALCVIRARSAASIALALPLPDPADWKFGPLLPLPLFARMVVADIHDCDTLAAVLAAAPVHTGEETISGASSPDFP, encoded by the coding sequence TTGTTATGGACGAAGACCGCACTTTTCTCCATGTCGGCTGTCTTCTCCTCCCTCCATCCCACTCTTCAGGGCATTATTGCCGGTCGCCTCGGCTGGGACGACCTGCGCCCGGTGCAGGAGGCGGCCTGCCAGGCCGCCGCCGACGGCCGCGACCTCCTTGTCGTCGCCGGCACGGCCGGGGGCAAGACCGAGGCAGCGCTCATCCCGGTGATCGATACGGTCCTGAAGGGCGGTCTTCCCGGCGTCGCCTGCCTCTGCCTCTCTCCCCTGAAAGCCCTGATCAACGACCAGGAGGAGAGGATGCTGGAGATCTGCACCCCTGCCGGCCTCTCGGTCGCAAAGTGGCACGGGGACGTCGGAAAGGGCGAGCGTTCCTGGTCGGGCGGCGACCCGCCCCACATTCTCCTCACGACGCCCGAGTCCCTGGAGGTGATCCTCCTCGACCGCTCTCTCAGGCCCGACCTCGCGCACCTCAGGTTCGTCGTTGTCGACGAGGTCCACGCCTTTGCCGCCGACCTGCGCGGCGTCCAGATCCGGTGTCTCCTCGACCGTCTCGACCGTCTCGCCGGCCGGCCCCTCCAGAGGATCGGCCTCTCGGCCACGGTCGGCAACCCCGGCGAGATCCTTGCCTGGCTCTCCGGCCCCGGCCGCGAGGCCGGCCTCGTCGCTTCTCCGGTCAGGCCCGGGAAGAAGCAGTTCTCCTTCACTCTTGCCATGGGGAAGGAGGAGCAGGCCGTCGCCGTCGCCGGTCTGGTCGCTGGCAAACGGGCCCTCGTCTTTGTGCGGAGTCGGAGCGAGGCCGAAGGACTTGCCACCGCCCTCAAAGGGAAGGTCGATCGCCTCTCCGTCCACCACTCGTCCCTCTCTGCTGCGGTGCGGCGGGAGGCCGAGGACTCCCTCTCCGTCCCCTCCTCCTGCGTCATCTGCACGAGCACCCTGGAACTCGGCATCGACATCGGCGGCCTCGACCTTGTCGTGCAGGTCGGCCCCCCGGCATCCGTCTCCTCCTTCCTTCAGCGCCTCGGCCGCACAGGCAGGCGCGGCGGGGCTGCGCGGATGGCCTTCGTCCTCGGGTCGGACCTCGACCTCCTCCTGGCGGCCGGCGCGATCGAAGCGGCGGCGCGGCGTGAGGTCGAACCCCTCAGGCCTCCCTCCCTCCCGTACACGGTCTTTGTCCAGCAACTTTTCCTCGCCCTCATCGGTGCGGGACGTCTCCCGCGCCGTCCCCTCCTTTCGTCCCTTCTTTCGTCCCCGGTCCTTGCCGGCATCGCGCCCGACGACGCCGGGGCCATCGTCGACCACCTCCTCGCCACCAATTACCTTGCCGCCGACGGCCCCTTCCTGATGCCCGGCCCCGCGGCAGAGCGTGACTTCTCCCGGTCCCACTGGTCGGCCCTCCTCTCTGTCTTTTCCACGGGCGCCGCTTTCCGGGCCCTCACGCCGGAAGGCGAGGAGGTGGGCGACCTCGACGCGCGGTTCGTCGCCGGGGGAGTCGGGACAGTCTGCACCCTGGGCGGGCGGCGGTGGCGGATCATCGCCCTCGACCCCGGCCACCGCATCGCCACTGTCGTCGGTGAGGGTGGGGGCTCGCGCGCCTCCGACCGCCGCCCTTTCTGGTCGGGAAGCGGTGCGCCGATGAGCCCGGTCATCGCCCGTTCCGTGCAGGGCATCCTCGCCCGCGGCAGGTCATCCCTCCCCCTGGCCAACCGGGAACAGGCGGCGGTCCGGGGCATCGCCACCGAGATCGGGGCCGGCATCCCTGCCGAAGGTTTCCTTGTCACCGAATGCTCAGAAGGCATCTTTGTCCTCTCCTGCCATGGCGGCCGTTTCAACAGGGTACTCGCCTCTCTCCTCGCGCAGGCCCTCGGCGACGGCCCGAAGGTCAGGGCATCCGACCTCTGCCTCCTCGTCGAAGGGGTGACCGGCCCTGACCCGGCCGGGGAGGTGTACGGCGCCCTCTGTGTGATACGGGCCCGGTCTGCCGCCTCCATTGCCCTCGCCCTCCCCCTGCCCGACCCGGCCGACTGGAAGTTCGGCCCCCTCCTCCCTCTCCCTCTCTTTGCCCGGATGGTCGTGGCCGACATCCATGACTGTGACACCCTTGCCGCGGTCCTTGCCGCCGCGCCGGTGCATACGGGTGAGGAAACTATATCTGGAGCCTCTTCCCCAGAT
- a CDS encoding 4a-hydroxytetrahydrobiopterin dehydratase produces MPLSKESARPIVPGAAPLTRPEMLALLPDVPGWCLENGRLRRRFVFRSVGEACTFINEVIALGSESASHYPDICLRKYHEVEVSWYTHSSGGLTRTDFVLAAQLGERTGPKGFFR; encoded by the coding sequence ATGCCTCTCAGCAAGGAGTCGGCACGGCCCATCGTGCCCGGTGCAGCGCCGCTCACCAGACCGGAAATGCTGGCCCTCCTCCCCGACGTGCCGGGGTGGTGTCTGGAGAACGGACGGTTGAGACGGAGGTTCGTCTTCAGGTCCGTCGGCGAGGCATGCACCTTCATCAACGAGGTCATCGCCCTTGGATCGGAAAGCGCCAGCCACTACCCTGACATCTGTCTCAGGAAATACCACGAGGTGGAGGTCTCCTGGTACACCCACTCCTCAGGGGGGTTGACGCGGACAGACTTCGTCCTTGCCGCACAACTGGGGGAGAGGACAGGGCCGAAAGGGTTCTTCAGATAA
- the purF gene encoding amidophosphoribosyltransferase encodes MCGIVGIVDAGGVSFPLYYALYALQHRGQESAGMSTFDHRPYVHKGKGLVAEVFDEQILQKLSGNVGIGHVRYPTTGANLPENIQPFNFVCRDHTLSLAHNGNLVNTDALRSAYEQDGQIFCTSTDSEVIATILAHELRDSGSVEDAVGVAMRKLRGSYSVVLMLDETLYAFRDPLGIKPLCIGRTETGYIVASESVAIDALNGTLLRDVRPGELITVTENGIRSVQIATSDRRAHCMFEYVYFARADSVIDGTLVYDARRKIGEVLARGAPVGADMVAPVPDSGTAYAIGYSTASGTPYLEGLMKNRYMGRTFIMPNQRKRENAVRIKLNPIKKHLENKSVVLIDDSVVRGTTSRRLIDIVRDAGAKEVHLRVGSPPIIAPCYLGVDFPTRTELIANERSTDEVRDLIHADSLYHVPLDRMVEAIGIDIGNLCTACLTGKYPVEVCGECCDCRCIEFAKGSVQTRLELD; translated from the coding sequence ATGTGTGGGATCGTTGGCATCGTGGATGCTGGCGGTGTCTCTTTCCCGCTATACTATGCCCTGTACGCTCTCCAGCACCGCGGGCAGGAGAGCGCGGGGATGTCCACTTTTGACCACCGGCCCTATGTCCACAAGGGCAAAGGGCTTGTGGCCGAGGTATTTGATGAGCAGATACTCCAGAAGCTCAGCGGGAACGTTGGTATCGGGCATGTCCGGTATCCGACGACCGGTGCAAACCTGCCGGAGAACATCCAGCCATTCAATTTTGTCTGTAGAGATCATACGCTCTCCCTTGCTCACAACGGCAACCTCGTGAATACCGATGCCCTGCGGTCCGCCTATGAACAGGACGGACAGATCTTCTGCACAAGCACCGATTCCGAGGTGATCGCGACGATCCTCGCCCACGAGCTCCGCGACTCGGGCTCTGTCGAGGACGCCGTCGGTGTGGCGATGCGGAAGTTGCGGGGGTCGTACTCGGTCGTGCTGATGCTCGACGAGACGCTGTACGCCTTCCGCGACCCTCTCGGGATCAAGCCCCTCTGCATCGGGCGCACCGAGACCGGATATATCGTGGCCTCGGAGAGCGTTGCGATCGACGCCCTGAACGGCACCCTGCTCAGGGACGTGCGGCCCGGCGAACTGATCACGGTCACGGAGAACGGGATCCGGTCTGTCCAGATCGCGACGTCTGACCGGCGCGCCCACTGCATGTTCGAGTATGTCTATTTCGCACGGGCAGACTCGGTCATCGACGGCACTCTTGTCTATGACGCCCGCCGGAAGATCGGTGAGGTTCTCGCCCGCGGTGCGCCGGTCGGCGCCGACATGGTCGCCCCGGTGCCTGATTCGGGGACGGCATACGCGATCGGTTATTCGACGGCGTCGGGTACCCCGTACCTGGAGGGCCTGATGAAGAACCGGTATATGGGCCGGACATTCATCATGCCGAACCAGCGGAAGCGGGAGAACGCCGTGCGCATCAAGCTCAACCCGATCAAGAAGCACCTGGAGAACAAGTCTGTCGTGCTCATCGACGACTCGGTTGTCCGGGGCACGACCTCACGGCGGCTCATCGACATCGTCAGAGACGCCGGGGCGAAAGAAGTTCATCTCAGGGTCGGTTCGCCCCCGATCATCGCTCCCTGTTATCTCGGGGTCGACTTCCCGACACGGACCGAACTCATCGCAAATGAGCGGAGTACCGACGAGGTCCGCGACCTCATCCATGCCGACTCCCTCTACCATGTCCCTCTGGACAGGATGGTGGAGGCGATCGGCATCGACATCGGCAACCTCTGCACCGCCTGCCTCACCGGGAAGTACCCGGTCGAGGTCTGCGGGGAGTGCTGCGACTGCCGGTGCATTGAGTTTGCGAAAGGGAGCGTCCAGACGCGTCTGGAACTGGACTGA
- a CDS encoding 50S ribosomal protein L37e, producing MTKGTPSMGKRQKHSHIICRRCGKMSFHARHKVCSACGFGRSKKLVSHKWTTKRSRIPTH from the coding sequence ATGACGAAAGGTACACCATCAATGGGTAAGCGGCAGAAGCACAGTCACATTATCTGCCGCCGGTGCGGGAAGATGTCCTTCCACGCACGGCACAAGGTCTGCTCTGCCTGTGGTTTCGGGCGGAGCAAGAAACTGGTCAGTCACAAGTGGACGACGAAGCGTTCCCGGATCCCGACCCATTAA
- a CDS encoding LSM domain-containing protein, producing the protein MTKRPLEILDQVLNGQPVIISLKGGREIRGVLQGYDVHLNLVLDRAEEEIEGKVEKRGTLIVRGDNVIYISPSVE; encoded by the coding sequence ATGACAAAAAGACCACTAGAGATTCTGGATCAGGTGCTCAACGGCCAGCCTGTTATCATTTCTCTGAAAGGCGGGCGTGAGATCCGCGGAGTCCTGCAGGGTTACGACGTCCATTTAAACCTCGTCCTCGATCGGGCCGAAGAAGAGATCGAAGGCAAGGTGGAGAAACGCGGTACGTTGATCGTACGCGGGGACAATGTGATCTATATATCTCCCTCTGTTGAATAA
- a CDS encoding RNA-binding protein: protein MEEIKVKKRHTIKKSEIARIRNALKDEIGDEETLFTSKSIEVVETTSAFSIYLVEKKPAFMAFEDWIFPTVRGAIDHPFAARRITIDSGAVPYVMNGADIMRPGIVAATPDIKKDSPCIIAEERYGKPLAVGISLYDAADLLALEKGKAVRTVHRVGDLIWNLEL from the coding sequence ATGGAAGAGATAAAGGTCAAAAAAAGGCACACGATCAAAAAATCAGAGATCGCGCGCATCAGAAACGCCCTGAAAGATGAAATCGGAGACGAAGAGACACTTTTCACATCAAAGAGTATCGAGGTCGTAGAAACGACGTCGGCCTTCAGCATCTATCTGGTGGAGAAAAAACCCGCTTTCATGGCCTTCGAGGACTGGATCTTCCCGACGGTGCGTGGGGCGATCGATCATCCCTTCGCCGCCCGGAGGATCACGATCGATTCCGGGGCCGTGCCGTACGTGATGAACGGTGCCGACATCATGCGCCCCGGCATCGTCGCCGCCACGCCGGACATAAAGAAGGACAGTCCGTGTATCATTGCCGAGGAGAGGTACGGCAAGCCCCTCGCGGTGGGCATCTCCCTGTACGACGCGGCAGACCTCCTTGCACTGGAGAAGGGAAAGGCCGTCAGGACGGTTCACCGCGTCGGAGACCTGATCTGGAACCTGGAACTCTGA
- a CDS encoding cell division protein SepF — translation MGKFLDSIMGKSAPAHQDDYMELDLASYEGTASDEPASMLVKVAQIADIKDTPRVKDEVYNGNVVIVDISRLKLDKIMYERVLKDLREVANDVNGDIIGLGDQHYVIVTPMSVKISRERIGGA, via the coding sequence ATGGGTAAATTTCTCGATTCCATCATGGGCAAGAGCGCTCCTGCACATCAGGACGACTATATGGAACTGGATCTGGCATCGTATGAGGGTACGGCCAGTGACGAGCCCGCATCGATGCTTGTGAAAGTCGCCCAGATCGCCGATATCAAGGACACCCCCCGCGTGAAGGACGAGGTTTACAATGGCAATGTTGTCATCGTCGACATATCCCGGCTGAAACTTGACAAGATCATGTACGAGCGGGTCTTAAAAGACCTCAGGGAGGTTGCCAATGATGTCAACGGCGACATCATCGGCCTCGGGGACCAGCATTACGTCATCGTCACCCCCATGTCCGTGAAGATCTCCCGTGAGAGGATCGGAGGAGCGTAG
- a CDS encoding ZPR1 zinc finger domain-containing protein produces MRNVLHAPCPICKQEIEYIYQTEEIPYFSEILIESAVCPCGWRMADTFILRNGQPERSEIRVSGEDDLSVRVVRSSAGTIEVPELGITVNPGPASEGFITNVEGVLDRIEDALDIALKTADSEERDRALSIKAQIEAVKRGEESITLVIDDPSGNSAIIRNPKDADADQEEEQAGQTSP; encoded by the coding sequence GTGCGGAACGTCCTGCATGCGCCCTGTCCGATCTGTAAACAGGAGATCGAGTATATCTACCAGACGGAAGAAATCCCATATTTTTCCGAGATCCTCATCGAGAGCGCGGTCTGTCCCTGCGGTTGGCGGATGGCCGACACCTTCATTCTCCGGAACGGCCAGCCCGAAAGAAGCGAGATACGGGTCTCGGGCGAGGACGATCTCTCGGTGCGGGTGGTGCGCAGTTCTGCCGGCACGATCGAGGTGCCCGAACTCGGGATCACGGTGAATCCCGGGCCGGCGTCGGAGGGGTTCATAACCAATGTCGAGGGGGTGCTCGACCGGATCGAGGACGCTCTCGATATCGCCCTGAAGACGGCCGACAGCGAGGAAAGGGACCGGGCCCTCTCCATCAAGGCGCAGATCGAGGCGGTCAAGCGCGGCGAGGAGAGCATCACCCTGGTCATCGACGACCCCTCGGGCAACTCCGCAATTATCAGAAACCCGAAGGACGCTGATGCCGACCAAGAAGAAGAACAGGCCGGGCAGACCTCGCCCTGA
- the purM gene encoding phosphoribosylformylglycinamidine cyclo-ligase, with protein sequence MSKGTGYAEAGVDIDLEARGVRTLIDQLSYRRQGSFPMLGSVGHFAGLIDFGDMVLALAVDGVGTKMLVADGLQDWSTVGIDCVAMNVNDLFVMNLEPVAFVDYIATEGISVDKMRQIGIGLNEGARQANMNIVGGETATLKGLVTGLDLAGTCLGAQKKDKVVTGETIAPGDLIVGVPSTGVHSNGYTLARKVALENGGYDVVLPSGRTVGEALLTPTRIYREALDAAAVCDVHGMCHITGGGLLNFTRLSKYGFDITDPLPVPEILAWIQELGGLDENEMYRTFNMGMGYAFVIPEANLPALRAVIPDVQVAGTVVPESGAYLRGVKIH encoded by the coding sequence ATGAGTAAAGGTACAGGGTACGCCGAAGCCGGCGTGGACATCGATCTCGAAGCGCGGGGCGTGCGCACGCTTATTGACCAGCTTTCCTACCGGCGTCAGGGCTCCTTCCCGATGCTCGGGAGCGTCGGCCACTTTGCCGGGCTCATCGACTTCGGCGACATGGTGCTCGCCCTTGCCGTCGACGGCGTCGGCACGAAGATGCTCGTCGCCGACGGCCTGCAGGACTGGTCGACGGTCGGCATCGACTGTGTGGCGATGAATGTCAACGACCTCTTCGTGATGAACCTGGAGCCGGTGGCCTTCGTCGATTATATCGCCACTGAGGGTATTTCCGTGGATAAGATGCGCCAGATCGGGATCGGCCTCAATGAAGGGGCGCGCCAGGCGAACATGAACATCGTCGGCGGGGAGACTGCGACCCTGAAGGGCCTTGTCACCGGCCTCGACCTTGCAGGCACCTGCCTTGGCGCCCAGAAGAAAGATAAGGTCGTCACCGGTGAGACGATCGCCCCCGGCGACCTCATCGTCGGCGTGCCCTCGACAGGCGTCCACTCGAACGGTTACACCCTCGCCCGGAAGGTCGCCCTGGAGAACGGCGGTTACGACGTCGTCCTCCCGTCGGGACGGACGGTCGGCGAGGCCCTCCTCACGCCGACGCGGATCTACCGCGAGGCCCTCGACGCCGCCGCGGTCTGCGACGTCCACGGCATGTGCCACATCACCGGCGGCGGCCTCCTGAACTTCACCCGCCTCTCGAAGTACGGTTTCGACATCACCGACCCCCTGCCTGTCCCCGAGATCCTTGCCTGGATCCAGGAGTTGGGCGGTCTTGACGAGAACGAGATGTACCGCACCTTCAATATGGGTATGGGTTATGCCTTTGTCATCCCCGAGGCAAACCTCCCTGCCCTCAGGGCGGTCATCCCCGACGTGCAGGTGGCGGGCACCGTCGTCCCGGAGAGCGGTGCGTACCTCCGCGGCGTGAAGATCCACTGA
- a CDS encoding aspartate kinase, whose product MKFGGTSVGDAGAIGRTVDILARYHAEGHEVAVVVSAMSGVTDQLHAIAAEAESSVEEPPIAAFIQALRAKHLKTLEAAAPGQAEEVGAVINERLVNLEHILTAVHALHELTQRSKDYIVSYGERLSALILSAAIRERGIPSTALDGCEAGILTTSKHGDALVLPQSDPRIHSRVVPLLMDGMPVITGYMGCTPEGIVTTLGRSGSDYSAAIVGRAIDADEIWIWTDVDGVMTSDPKIIADVRVLPYVSYREAMELSYFGAKVLHPKTIEPAMEKDTIVRVKNTFNPDSPGTVVRRQEQKEKRVVKAITHIARVALVNINGVQMIGRPGVAREIFTALGDAGINVMMISQASSQANISLIIEENDLPLALEVLSAPVKSGLVREVTSDRNVVAIAVIGAGMAGTPGISGRIFTALGQAGVNVMMISQGSSEVNVSFVVRQDESRKALQVLHDEFRLSEECKDE is encoded by the coding sequence ATGAAATTTGGCGGCACCTCGGTCGGCGATGCCGGGGCGATCGGGCGGACTGTCGACATCCTCGCCCGCTACCATGCCGAAGGGCATGAGGTGGCGGTCGTCGTATCGGCGATGTCGGGCGTCACCGATCAACTCCATGCGATCGCTGCCGAGGCCGAATCATCTGTAGAAGAGCCCCCGATTGCCGCATTTATCCAGGCTCTCCGGGCGAAACATCTCAAGACGCTCGAAGCCGCCGCTCCCGGCCAGGCCGAAGAGGTGGGGGCTGTCATCAACGAGCGCCTTGTCAACCTCGAACACATCCTTACGGCGGTTCACGCCCTCCATGAACTCACCCAGCGTTCGAAGGACTATATCGTCAGCTATGGCGAGCGTCTTTCGGCGCTCATCCTCTCGGCCGCGATCAGGGAGCGGGGCATTCCCTCCACCGCCCTTGACGGCTGCGAAGCCGGGATCCTGACGACGAGCAAGCACGGCGACGCTCTTGTCCTGCCGCAGAGCGACCCCCGTATTCACAGCCGGGTCGTCCCCCTGCTCATGGACGGCATGCCGGTGATCACCGGCTACATGGGCTGCACCCCCGAAGGCATCGTCACCACTCTCGGCCGCAGCGGTTCAGACTACTCGGCTGCGATCGTCGGCCGCGCCATCGACGCCGACGAGATCTGGATCTGGACCGACGTCGACGGCGTGATGACCTCCGACCCGAAGATCATTGCAGATGTCCGTGTCCTGCCCTATGTCAGCTACCGCGAAGCGATGGAACTCTCGTACTTCGGGGCGAAGGTCCTCCACCCGAAGACGATCGAACCCGCGATGGAGAAGGACACCATCGTCCGGGTGAAGAATACTTTCAACCCTGACTCTCCCGGCACAGTCGTCCGCCGGCAGGAGCAGAAGGAGAAGCGTGTCGTCAAGGCGATCACCCACATCGCCCGCGTCGCCCTCGTCAACATCAACGGTGTCCAGATGATCGGCAGGCCGGGCGTGGCCAGGGAGATCTTCACCGCTCTCGGCGACGCCGGGATCAATGTGATGATGATCTCGCAGGCCTCGTCGCAGGCGAACATCTCCCTGATCATCGAGGAGAACGACCTGCCTCTCGCCCTCGAGGTGCTCTCGGCCCCGGTGAAGAGCGGCCTTGTCCGCGAGGTCACCTCCGACCGGAACGTCGTGGCGATCGCGGTCATCGGCGCAGGCATGGCCGGGACGCCCGGGATATCGGGCAGGATCTTCACCGCCCTCGGTCAGGCCGGGGTCAATGTGATGATGATCTCGCAGGGTTCGTCAGAGGTGAACGTCTCGTTCGTGGTGCGGCAGGACGAGAGCAGAAAGGCACTGCAGGTGCTCCACGACGAATTCAGGCTTTCTGAGGAATGTAAAGATGAGTAA
- the tfrA gene encoding fumarate reductase (CoM/CoB) subunit TfrA, whose protein sequence is MRALDSIDCHTLVIGSGGAGVRAAIEADRYGETVLLSKSITGKGGCTTMAEGGYNAVLREGDACSVHAEDTLRGGAYLNDPALVEALAADAPARLADLVSWGAVFDASADGEVAQRSFGGQSIPRTCYAGDRTGHEIMATLMERLRGSGVERIEETAAIDLLKDGERVCGALVLDKKGEIVPIRADAVVLAAGGGARAYDVSTNSGTGTGDGFALGYRAGAELIDMEMVQFHPTGAVYPYDARGRLVTEAVRGEGGRLINTSGERFMAYYDEKRMELSTRDVVARAIATEVLEGRGTTNGGVWLDVTHLPAETIEERLPVMLAQFLRFGVDIRKEPMEVAPTAHHIMGGLRITPEGQTSPPGLFACGETVGGVHGANRLGGNALADTQVFGKRAGEAAGKAPKRVARIDPAQVEAQERRIAAFFEGTESPDGVKGRLQQAMWNGAGIRRDSAGLKRTLATVEELAALPLRAATPRNLIECCGVQNLCTTSMLICRSALLRPESRGAHWRTDVAQTWDAQTSPFGHTHISRAGASIEEMRG, encoded by the coding sequence ATGCGCGCGCTGGATAGTATCGACTGCCATACCCTTGTCATCGGGAGTGGCGGCGCCGGAGTGAGGGCGGCGATCGAAGCCGACCGGTATGGCGAGACGGTCCTCCTCTCGAAGAGCATCACCGGAAAGGGGGGGTGCACGACGATGGCGGAGGGCGGGTACAACGCCGTTTTGCGGGAAGGTGATGCCTGCTCGGTGCATGCGGAGGACACCCTCAGGGGAGGGGCGTACCTCAACGACCCGGCCCTGGTCGAGGCTCTTGCCGCCGACGCCCCCGCGCGCCTTGCCGACCTCGTCTCCTGGGGCGCCGTCTTCGACGCCTCCGCGGACGGCGAGGTGGCCCAGCGATCTTTCGGCGGGCAGAGTATCCCGCGGACCTGCTATGCAGGCGACAGGACAGGGCACGAGATCATGGCGACGCTGATGGAGCGTCTCCGCGGGAGCGGGGTCGAGCGGATCGAGGAGACCGCCGCCATAGATCTCCTGAAGGACGGGGAGAGGGTCTGCGGAGCCCTCGTCCTCGACAAAAAAGGCGAGATCGTTCCTATCAGGGCGGACGCCGTCGTCCTTGCCGCAGGCGGGGGGGCGAGAGCCTATGACGTCTCCACGAACTCCGGGACAGGGACGGGGGACGGTTTCGCCCTGGGGTACCGGGCCGGGGCCGAACTCATCGACATGGAGATGGTCCAGTTCCACCCGACAGGCGCCGTGTACCCGTACGACGCCCGCGGTCGCCTGGTCACCGAGGCGGTGCGGGGCGAGGGCGGGCGCCTCATCAACACGTCGGGCGAGCGCTTCATGGCATATTATGACGAGAAGAGGATGGAACTCTCCACCAGGGACGTCGTCGCCCGGGCGATCGCCACCGAAGTGCTGGAGGGACGGGGGACGACGAACGGCGGCGTCTGGCTCGACGTCACCCACCTCCCGGCAGAGACGATCGAGGAGCGCCTGCCCGTGATGCTGGCACAGTTCCTCAGGTTCGGCGTGGACATCAGGAAAGAACCGATGGAGGTCGCCCCGACGGCCCACCACATCATGGGCGGCCTTCGCATCACCCCTGAGGGGCAGACAAGCCCCCCCGGCCTCTTTGCCTGCGGCGAAACGGTGGGCGGGGTCCACGGGGCAAACCGCCTCGGCGGCAACGCCCTGGCCGACACCCAGGTCTTCGGGAAGCGGGCAGGCGAGGCCGCGGGGAAGGCGCCGAAACGTGTCGCACGGATCGACCCGGCGCAGGTCGAGGCGCAGGAGCGGCGTATCGCCGCGTTCTTCGAGGGCACCGAGTCCCCTGACGGCGTGAAGGGGCGCCTCCAGCAGGCGATGTGGAACGGCGCCGGGATCAGGCGGGACAGTGCCGGGCTGAAGCGGACCCTGGCAACCGTCGAAGAACTCGCCGCGTTGCCTCTCAGGGCGGCGACACCGCGGAACCTCATCGAGTGCTGCGGGGTGCAGAACCTCTGCACGACCTCGATGCTCATCTGCAGGTCGGCCCTCCTGCGCCCGGAGAGCCGCGGCGCTCACTGGAGGACCGACGTCGCCCAGACCTGGGACGCACAGACCTCTCCTTTCGGTCACACGCACATCAGCCGTGCCGGCGCTTCCATCGAGGAGATGAGGGGATGA